The proteins below are encoded in one region of Danio rerio strain Tuebingen ecotype United States chromosome 12, GRCz12tu, whole genome shotgun sequence:
- the dnajb12b gene encoding dnaJ homolog subfamily B member 12b gives MEVNRDEAERCIDIAVEALEDSQHEKARRFLEKAQRLFPTHRARDLLESLERNGNPSWSQSSAGGATEGTETHQRRSGVSSNGEKPAESSKPYTPEQADAVRRIKQCKNYYEILGVQKDASEDDLKKAYRKLALKFHPDKNHAPGATEAFKGTASHFFT, from the exons ATGGAGGTGAACAGGGATGAAGCTGAACGCTGTATTGATATCGCTGTCGAGGCTCTGGAGGACTCGCAGCACGAGAAAGCGCGCCGGTTCCTAGAGAAAGCGCAGCGGCTCTTCCCGACGCACAGAGCCCGGG ATCTGCTGGAGTCTCTGGAGAGGAACGGAAACCCCTCGTGGTCTCAGAGCAGCGCCGGCGGAGCCACCGAAGGTACAGAAACACACCAGCGCAGGTCCGGAGTCAGCAGTAACGGAGAGAAACCTGCAGAATCCAGCAAACCATACACACCCGAGCAAGCCGACGCCGTCAGAAG aataaagcaGTGTAAGAACTACTATGAGATCCTTGGGGTACAGAAAGACGCATCAGAAGACGACTTGAAGAAAGCCTACAGAAAACTGGCACTAAAGTTTCACCCTGATAAGAATCACGCGCCGGGGGCCACAGAAGCATTTAAAGGTACTGCAAGCCACTTCTTCACATGA